Proteins encoded in a region of the Pseudomonas putida genome:
- a CDS encoding NADH:quinone oxidoreductase — protein MNRFCLLAVSLVPMLGATRTLTEGATIGLCAVVMGGMHQLLLAPLRPRLASWAYALASLLLLAALACCLQMALLAWSLPLALALGFYPALLCLQCLACDLLLPDQQRWRVLAVHLGAVFASCLLLGASRQWLAHFADLHLASLAPGALLLLGLLLALYNRLRPGSAHPRRQGKL, from the coding sequence ATGAATAGATTCTGCCTGCTGGCCGTAAGCCTGGTGCCCATGCTGGGCGCCACCCGCACCCTGACCGAGGGCGCCACCATCGGATTGTGTGCGGTAGTGATGGGGGGCATGCACCAACTGTTGCTGGCACCGTTGCGTCCGCGTCTGGCCAGCTGGGCCTACGCGCTGGCCAGCCTTCTGTTGCTGGCCGCCTTGGCCTGCTGCCTGCAAATGGCACTGCTTGCCTGGTCGCTGCCTTTGGCACTGGCGCTCGGCTTCTATCCCGCCTTGTTGTGCCTGCAGTGTTTGGCCTGCGACCTCCTGCTGCCGGACCAACAGCGCTGGCGCGTACTCGCCGTGCACCTCGGCGCGGTGTTTGCCAGCTGCCTGCTGCTTGGCGCCAGCCGCCAATGGCTGGCCCATTTTGCCGACCTGCACCTGGCCAGCCTGGCCCCCGGCGCCCTGCTACTGCTCGGACTGCTGCTGGCCTTGTACAATCGCTTGCGTCCGGGCTCAGCCCACCCACGTCGTCAAGGAAAGCTCTGA
- the pdeM gene encoding ligase-associated DNA damage response endonuclease PdeM has product MNYQPIEHCGQSLWLLPDKAIYWPARRALLVADVHIGKAASYRALHQPVPRGTTQATLARLDALLAAHDCEQLIVLGDFLHARTARAPATLARLQLWRERHAHLKIVLIRGNHDRNAGDPPASLHIQTEDEPWLLEPFALRHEPQPHPTHPVLAGHVHPAFVLRGKARQRLRLPCFLIDAHVSLLPAFGEFTGGWEITPADTSRVYLAGAGRIWPL; this is encoded by the coding sequence ATGAACTACCAACCCATCGAACACTGTGGCCAGTCGCTCTGGCTGCTCCCCGACAAGGCCATCTACTGGCCTGCCCGCCGCGCCCTGCTGGTGGCCGACGTCCACATCGGCAAGGCCGCCAGCTATCGCGCCCTGCATCAACCGGTGCCACGCGGTACCACCCAGGCGACACTTGCCCGGTTGGACGCCTTGTTGGCAGCACATGACTGCGAACAGCTGATCGTTCTTGGCGACTTCCTCCATGCACGCACAGCTCGAGCACCAGCGACGCTGGCCAGGTTACAGCTGTGGCGGGAACGGCATGCACACCTGAAAATCGTGCTGATACGCGGCAATCATGATCGCAATGCCGGCGATCCGCCGGCTTCGTTGCATATTCAAACCGAGGACGAGCCCTGGCTACTGGAACCGTTTGCGCTACGGCACGAGCCTCAGCCCCACCCAACGCACCCGGTGTTGGCGGGCCATGTGCATCCGGCGTTCGTCTTGCGCGGCAAGGCCCGGCAACGCCTGCGCCTGCCTTGCTTCCTGATCGATGCGCACGTCAGCCTGCTGCCGGCATTCGGTGAGTTCACCGGGGGCTGGGAAATCACGCCAGCCGATACCAGCCGGGTATACCTGGCTGGCGCGGGACGCATCTGGCCGTTGTGA
- a CDS encoding ligase-associated DNA damage response DEXH box helicase encodes MPAAIDLANAWFAKRGWKPFAFQRRVWAAVERGQSGLLHASTGAGKTYAVWLAALRAFKPQPQSSQPVPLQVLWVTPMRALAADTARALQAPLDELELPWRVGVRSGDTGSAERARQARRLPSVLVTTPESLTLLLIRAQAREDFATLRLVVVDEWHELLGNKRGVQLQLALAHLRQWHPDLPTWGLSATLGNLQHALEVLLPQGGLLVQGRQDKALQVDTLLPTAIERFPWAGHMGLKMLDQVSHEIDASASCLVFTNTRAQAELWYQALLEARPDWAGLIALHHASLARETRDWVERSLKQGSLKAVVCTSSLDLGVDFLPVERVLQIGSAKGIARLMQRAGRSGHAPGRRSRVTLVPTHSLELVEAAAARKALLAGHIEARFSPRLSMDVLVQHLVSMALGSGFRPEQLLAEVRSTWAFRELRDSQWQWALDFVCHGGNSLSAYPDYQRVERHADGVYRVASERLARRHRMGIGTIVSDANLQLKYWGKGSAGKTLGSVEEAFIARLRPGDALVFAGRVLELVRVENMTAYVRRSTARKAAVARWNGGRMPLSSELADALVEQLDAAAHERFDGPDMRAVRPLLALQARWSALPTTGTLLAETFKSRQGWHLFLYPFAGRMANLGLANLIAWRVSRVQPLSVSIAVNDYGFELLSPALVDWASYLPLALSTDHLLEDVLASLNAGEMALRRFREIAQIAGLVFGGYPAAQKSTRQIQASSGLFYEVFRKHDTGNLLLGQAQDEVLSEELEIERLRRQLLKMGELRLDLRALRRPGPLAFALLVEGMRETLSTEKLADRIARMVAELEQAAVGG; translated from the coding sequence ATGCCCGCCGCCATCGACCTTGCCAATGCCTGGTTCGCCAAACGCGGCTGGAAGCCGTTCGCTTTCCAGCGACGCGTCTGGGCAGCCGTCGAGCGCGGCCAGTCTGGCCTATTGCATGCCAGTACCGGCGCCGGCAAGACCTACGCCGTGTGGCTCGCCGCGCTTCGCGCGTTCAAGCCCCAGCCCCAAAGCAGCCAACCGGTGCCATTGCAGGTGCTGTGGGTCACGCCCATGCGGGCCTTGGCCGCTGACACTGCGCGCGCCTTGCAGGCGCCACTGGATGAACTTGAACTGCCTTGGCGCGTGGGGGTGCGCAGCGGCGACACCGGCAGCGCCGAACGCGCCCGGCAAGCGCGGCGCCTGCCAAGCGTGCTGGTCACCACACCCGAAAGCCTGACCTTGCTGCTGATCCGGGCACAGGCGCGCGAAGACTTCGCTACGCTGCGCCTGGTGGTGGTGGATGAATGGCACGAACTGCTGGGCAACAAACGCGGGGTACAACTGCAACTGGCCCTGGCCCACCTGCGCCAGTGGCACCCCGACCTGCCCACTTGGGGCCTCTCGGCCACCCTCGGCAACCTGCAACATGCGCTGGAGGTACTGCTGCCGCAAGGCGGCCTGCTGGTACAGGGCCGCCAGGACAAGGCGCTACAGGTCGATACCTTGCTGCCAACAGCCATCGAGCGCTTCCCCTGGGCGGGGCACATGGGCCTGAAGATGCTCGACCAGGTCAGCCACGAGATCGACGCCAGTGCCAGCTGCTTGGTGTTCACCAACACCCGTGCACAGGCCGAACTTTGGTACCAGGCCCTGCTTGAAGCCCGCCCCGACTGGGCCGGGCTGATTGCCTTGCACCATGCCTCACTGGCCCGAGAAACCCGCGACTGGGTCGAGCGCAGCCTCAAGCAAGGCAGCCTGAAAGCCGTGGTCTGTACTTCCAGCCTGGACCTGGGTGTGGACTTTCTGCCAGTGGAGCGGGTGTTGCAGATTGGCTCGGCCAAGGGCATTGCCCGCCTGATGCAGCGTGCCGGGCGCTCAGGGCATGCGCCGGGACGGCGCTCGCGGGTCACCCTGGTGCCTACCCACAGCCTGGAGCTGGTGGAGGCAGCGGCGGCCCGCAAGGCACTGCTTGCCGGTCACATCGAAGCCCGCTTCTCACCACGCCTGAGCATGGACGTGCTGGTCCAGCACCTGGTCAGCATGGCCCTGGGCAGTGGCTTTCGTCCCGAGCAACTGCTGGCTGAAGTGCGCAGCACCTGGGCCTTTCGCGAGTTGCGCGACAGCCAGTGGCAATGGGCGCTGGACTTCGTCTGTCATGGCGGCAACTCGCTCAGCGCCTACCCGGACTACCAGCGCGTCGAGCGCCACGCCGACGGTGTTTACCGGGTCGCCAGCGAACGCCTGGCACGACGCCATCGCATGGGTATCGGCACCATCGTCAGCGACGCCAACCTGCAACTCAAATACTGGGGCAAGGGTAGCGCGGGCAAGACGCTTGGTAGTGTCGAGGAAGCCTTCATTGCCCGCCTGCGCCCCGGCGACGCGCTGGTGTTTGCCGGGCGGGTGCTGGAGCTGGTGCGCGTGGAAAACATGACGGCCTATGTGCGTCGCAGCACGGCGCGCAAGGCTGCGGTGGCGCGCTGGAATGGCGGGCGCATGCCGCTCTCGAGCGAATTGGCCGACGCGCTGGTCGAACAGCTCGATGCTGCAGCCCATGAACGCTTTGATGGCCCGGACATGCGCGCAGTGCGCCCGCTGCTGGCGCTGCAGGCACGATGGTCGGCCTTGCCCACCACCGGCACACTGCTGGCCGAGACCTTCAAGTCACGCCAGGGCTGGCATCTGTTCCTGTACCCCTTTGCCGGGCGCATGGCCAACCTGGGCCTGGCCAACCTGATTGCCTGGCGGGTCAGCCGCGTGCAACCGCTATCGGTATCGATTGCCGTCAATGACTATGGGTTCGAACTGCTCAGTCCTGCCCTGGTGGACTGGGCGAGTTACTTGCCGCTGGCGCTGAGCACCGATCACCTGCTGGAAGATGTGCTGGCCAGCCTGAATGCCGGGGAAATGGCTCTGCGGCGCTTTCGTGAGATTGCCCAGATCGCCGGGCTGGTGTTTGGCGGCTACCCAGCGGCGCAGAAGAGCACCCGGCAGATCCAGGCTTCCAGTGGGCTGTTCTATGAAGTGTTTCGCAAACACGATACAGGGAACCTGCTGCTTGGCCAGGCGCAGGATGAGGTGTTGAGCGAGGAGCTGGAGATCGAACGACTGCGTCGGCAGTTGCTGAAAATGGGTGAGTTGCGACTGGACCTGCGCGCGTTGAGGCGGCCAGGGCCGCTGGCGTTTGCGTTGTTGGTGGAAGGCATGCGCGAGACGTTGAGCACCGAGAAGCTGGCGGATCGGATTGCGCGCATGGTGGCGGAACTGGAACAAGCGGCGGTTGGAGGATGA
- the dcd gene encoding dCTP deaminase: MSIKSDKWIRRMAQEHGMIEPFVERQVRGEQDSRVISFGVSSYGYDVRCADEFKVFTNINSATVDPKNFDAGSFVDIKSDVCIIPPNSFALARTVEYFRIPRDVLTICLGKSTYARCGIIVNVTPLEPEWEGHVTLEFSNTTTLPAKIYANEGVAQMLFLQSDEECEVSYKDRGGKYQGQRGVTLPRT, from the coding sequence ATGAGCATCAAATCGGACAAGTGGATTCGCCGCATGGCGCAGGAACACGGCATGATCGAACCGTTCGTCGAGCGCCAGGTGCGCGGCGAACAGGACAGTCGAGTGATTTCGTTCGGGGTCTCCAGCTACGGTTACGACGTACGCTGCGCCGACGAATTCAAGGTGTTCACCAACATCAACTCGGCCACCGTCGACCCGAAAAACTTCGACGCCGGCAGCTTCGTCGACATCAAGAGCGACGTGTGCATCATTCCGCCGAACTCGTTCGCCCTGGCGCGCACTGTCGAGTATTTCCGCATTCCGCGTGACGTGCTGACCATCTGCCTGGGCAAGAGCACGTACGCCCGTTGCGGCATCATCGTCAACGTCACCCCGCTCGAGCCTGAGTGGGAAGGCCACGTGACGCTGGAGTTCTCCAACACCACCACGTTGCCGGCGAAGATCTACGCCAACGAAGGCGTAGCGCAGATGCTGTTCCTGCAGTCCGACGAAGAATGCGAGGTGTCGTACAAGGACCGTGGCGGCAAATACCAGGGCCAGCGCGGCGTCACCTTGCCGCGTACCTGA
- the nth gene encoding endonuclease III — protein MNAAKRLEIFRRLHEDNPDPKTELAYTTPFELLVAVTLSAQSTDVGVNKATARLFPVANTPEAIYALGVEGLSEYIKTIGLYNSKAKNVIEACRLLIERHGSEVPQTREALEALPGVGRKTANVVLNTAFRQPTMAVDTHIYRVSNRTGIAPGKTVLEVEKKLVKFVPKDYLLDAHHWLILHGRYVCQARKPRCGSCRIEDLCEYKHKTSDD, from the coding sequence ATGAATGCCGCCAAACGCCTGGAGATTTTTCGCAGGCTGCACGAAGACAACCCCGACCCGAAGACCGAACTGGCCTACACCACCCCGTTCGAACTGCTGGTCGCCGTGACGCTGTCCGCGCAATCCACCGACGTCGGCGTCAACAAGGCCACAGCGCGCCTGTTCCCCGTCGCCAACACCCCCGAGGCCATCTATGCCCTGGGCGTTGAAGGGCTTAGCGAGTACATCAAGACCATCGGGCTTTACAACAGCAAGGCCAAGAATGTCATAGAAGCCTGCCGGCTTCTGATCGAGCGCCACGGCAGCGAGGTACCGCAAACCCGTGAAGCGCTGGAGGCGCTGCCTGGCGTGGGCCGCAAGACCGCCAACGTGGTCCTCAACACCGCATTCCGTCAACCGACCATGGCAGTGGATACCCATATCTATCGGGTGAGTAACCGCACGGGAATTGCGCCAGGCAAAACGGTGCTGGAAGTGGAAAAGAAACTGGTCAAGTTCGTACCAAAAGATTACCTGTTAGACGCCCACCACTGGCTGATTCTGCACGGACGTTATGTGTGCCAGGCGCGCAAGCCAAGGTGCGGCAGTTGCAGGATCGAAGATTTGTGCGAGTACAAGCACAAAACCTCCGACGATTGA
- the metG gene encoding methionine--tRNA ligase: MSEPRQILVTSALPYANGSIHLGHMLEYIQTDMWVRFQKMRGNQCIYVCADDAHGSAIMLRAEKEGITPEQLIANVQAEHSSDFADFLVDFDNFHSTHSEENRELSSLIYTRLREAGHIATRSVTQYFDPEKGMFLADRFIKGTCPKCAAEDQYGDNCEKCGATYAPTELKNPKSAISGATPVLRDSQHFFFKLPDFQAMLQQWTRSGTLQDAVANKLAEWLDSGLQEWDISRDAPYFGFEIPGEPGKYFYVWLDAPIGYMASFKNLCARRPELDFDAFWSEGSKAELYHFIGKDIVNFHALFWPAMLEGAGFRKPTAVNVHGYLTVNGAKMSKSRGTFIKARTYLDHLQPEYLRYYYAAKLGRGVDDLDLNLEDFVQKVNSDLVGKVVNIASRCAGFIHKGNEGVMVSGDAAPELTEAFLTAAPSIAEAYEVRDFGRAMREIMALADRANAWIADKAPWSLAKQEGKQDEVQAICAQGINLFRQLVIFLKPVLPVLAADAEAFLNVAPLTWSDHLSRLENHSLNPFKALMSRIEPAKVEAMVAASKEDLLATQAKAPAGNGELTKDPLSAEIEFDTFAAVDLRVALIVKAEAVAGADKLLQLTLDIGDERRNVFSGIKSAYPDPSKLEGRLTMMVANLKPRKMRFGVSEGMVMAAGPGGEEIYLLSPDSGAKPGQRIK, from the coding sequence ATGTCCGAGCCACGTCAGATTCTCGTCACCAGCGCCCTGCCCTATGCCAATGGATCGATCCATCTAGGCCATATGCTCGAGTACATCCAGACAGACATGTGGGTCCGCTTCCAGAAAATGCGCGGCAACCAGTGTATCTACGTCTGCGCCGATGACGCCCACGGCTCCGCCATCATGCTGCGTGCCGAGAAAGAAGGCATCACACCGGAGCAGCTGATCGCCAATGTCCAGGCCGAGCACAGCAGCGACTTCGCCGACTTCCTGGTGGACTTCGACAACTTCCACTCGACCCACAGCGAAGAAAACCGCGAGCTGTCGAGCCTGATCTACACGCGCCTGCGTGAAGCCGGGCACATCGCCACCCGTTCGGTGACCCAGTACTTCGACCCGGAAAAGGGTATGTTCCTCGCCGACCGCTTCATCAAGGGCACCTGCCCCAAGTGCGCGGCCGAAGACCAGTATGGCGACAACTGCGAAAAATGCGGCGCCACCTACGCACCCACCGAACTGAAAAACCCCAAGTCGGCGATCTCCGGTGCCACACCGGTACTGCGTGACTCCCAGCACTTCTTCTTCAAGCTGCCCGACTTCCAGGCCATGCTGCAGCAGTGGACCCGCAGCGGCACCCTGCAGGACGCGGTAGCCAACAAGCTGGCCGAATGGCTGGACTCCGGCCTGCAGGAGTGGGATATCTCCCGCGATGCGCCGTACTTCGGCTTCGAAATACCGGGCGAGCCGGGCAAGTACTTCTACGTTTGGCTGGATGCGCCAATCGGCTACATGGCCAGCTTCAAGAACCTCTGTGCACGCCGCCCGGAGCTGGACTTCGACGCCTTCTGGAGCGAAGGCTCCAAGGCCGAGCTGTACCACTTCATCGGCAAGGACATCGTCAACTTCCACGCCCTGTTCTGGCCTGCCATGCTCGAAGGCGCGGGCTTTCGCAAGCCGACCGCGGTCAACGTGCACGGCTACCTGACCGTCAACGGCGCCAAGATGTCCAAGTCGCGCGGCACCTTCATCAAGGCCCGTACCTACCTTGACCACCTGCAGCCGGAATACCTGCGTTACTACTACGCAGCCAAGCTGGGCCGTGGCGTCGACGACCTGGACTTGAACCTGGAAGACTTCGTGCAGAAGGTCAACTCCGACCTGGTCGGCAAGGTGGTCAACATTGCCAGCCGCTGCGCAGGTTTCATCCACAAGGGCAACGAAGGTGTGATGGTAAGCGGTGATGCCGCGCCTGAGCTGACCGAAGCCTTCCTGACGGCCGCACCCTCCATCGCCGAAGCCTATGAAGTCCGTGATTTTGGCCGCGCCATGCGCGAAATCATGGCGCTGGCCGACCGCGCCAACGCCTGGATCGCCGACAAGGCCCCGTGGTCGCTGGCCAAACAGGAAGGCAAGCAGGATGAAGTACAGGCCATCTGCGCCCAAGGCATCAACCTGTTCCGTCAGTTGGTGATCTTCCTCAAGCCGGTGCTGCCAGTGCTGGCCGCTGACGCCGAGGCTTTCCTCAACGTTGCCCCGCTGACCTGGAGCGATCACCTGTCGCGCCTGGAAAACCACTCCCTGAACCCGTTCAAGGCCCTGATGAGCCGTATCGAGCCGGCCAAGGTCGAAGCCATGGTCGCAGCCAGCAAGGAAGACCTGCTGGCTACGCAAGCCAAGGCACCAGCGGGCAATGGCGAGCTGACCAAGGACCCGCTGTCGGCGGAGATCGAGTTCGATACCTTCGCGGCAGTCGACCTGCGCGTGGCGCTGATCGTCAAGGCCGAAGCCGTGGCAGGTGCCGACAAGTTGCTGCAACTGACCCTGGACATCGGTGACGAACGCCGCAACGTGTTCTCCGGCATCAAGTCGGCCTACCCCGACCCGTCCAAGCTGGAAGGCCGCCTGACCATGATGGTAGCCAACCTCAAGCCACGGAAGATGCGCTTTGGCGTGTCCGAGGGCATGGTCATGGCTGCCGGCCCTGGCGGTGAAGAAATCTACCTGCTGAGCCCAGACAGCGGCGCCAAGCCAGGCCAGCGCATCAAGTAA
- a CDS encoding RnfABCDGE type electron transport complex subunit G produces the protein MKRLAHDVGLLLLTGVLAVSATFAWRHWTGPAITSAEKQLQSRQRLAVLPEGSFDNQPLDNPLPRPAAQRPNSHILAAYRATLAGKPSAIILVTQTQGYAGPIVLSVAIATDGRLIGSQVVEQQESPGLGARVGDPQLHWLGQFENRQLNDHWALKRDHGDFDQLAGATVTSRAVIAALQEALSYFDEQRSVLLENATHE, from the coding sequence ATGAAGCGCCTGGCACATGATGTGGGCCTGCTGTTGCTGACTGGCGTATTGGCAGTGTCTGCCACTTTCGCGTGGCGGCATTGGACCGGCCCAGCCATCACCAGCGCCGAGAAGCAACTGCAAAGCCGCCAACGCCTGGCAGTGCTGCCCGAGGGCAGTTTTGACAACCAGCCACTGGACAACCCGCTACCGAGGCCCGCCGCACAGCGGCCCAACAGCCACATCCTGGCGGCTTACCGTGCCACGCTGGCGGGCAAGCCAAGCGCTATTATCCTGGTCACGCAAACCCAAGGCTATGCCGGGCCGATTGTGCTGAGTGTTGCCATCGCCACAGACGGCCGGCTGATCGGCAGCCAGGTGGTCGAACAACAGGAAAGCCCTGGGCTGGGGGCACGCGTAGGCGACCCGCAACTGCACTGGCTGGGGCAGTTCGAAAACCGCCAATTGAACGACCACTGGGCGCTGAAGCGGGACCACGGCGACTTTGACCAATTGGCCGGCGCGACCGTGACCTCGCGGGCAGTGATCGCCGCATTGCAGGAGGCGCTGAGCTATTTTGACGAGCAGCGCAGCGTACTGCTGGAGAACGCCACGCATGAATAG
- a CDS encoding cold-shock protein yields MSNRQNGTVKWFNDEKGYGFITPQSGDDLFVHFKAIQADGFKTLKEGQAVTFVATRGQKGMQAEEVQIA; encoded by the coding sequence ATGTCCAACCGTCAAAACGGTACCGTTAAGTGGTTCAACGATGAGAAAGGCTACGGCTTCATCACCCCTCAGTCGGGCGACGACCTGTTCGTGCACTTCAAAGCCATCCAAGCTGACGGCTTCAAAACCCTGAAAGAAGGCCAGGCTGTTACTTTCGTCGCTACCCGCGGCCAGAAAGGCATGCAGGCTGAAGAAGTTCAGATCGCCTAA
- the apbC gene encoding iron-sulfur cluster carrier protein ApbC: MSAVTRAAVEGVLRQYTDPYLNQDPVSAGCVRAIDIQGGQVSVQLQLGYAAGLFKNGWAQVLQTAIGNLEGVSGAQVSIDCVVAAHKAQAQVPAMANVKNIIAVASGKGGVGKSTTAANLALALAREGARVGILDADIYGPSQGVMFGIAEGTRPQIREQKWFVPIKAHGVEVMSMAFLTDDNTPMVWRGPMVSGALLQLVTQTAWDDLDYLVIDMPPGTGDIQLTLAQKVPVAGSVIVTTPQDLALLDAKKGVEMFRKVNIPVLGVVENMAVHICSNCGHAEHLFGEGGGEKLASQYGVDLLASLPLSMLIREQADSGKPTAIAEPESQIAMVYQELARQVGARIVLQEAAAPAMPSITISED; this comes from the coding sequence ATGAGTGCCGTCACCCGTGCCGCCGTCGAAGGCGTGCTTCGCCAGTACACCGACCCCTACCTGAACCAGGACCCGGTCAGCGCCGGCTGCGTGCGTGCCATCGATATCCAGGGCGGGCAGGTCAGCGTGCAGTTGCAATTGGGCTATGCCGCCGGGCTGTTCAAGAACGGTTGGGCCCAGGTGCTGCAAACCGCCATCGGCAACCTTGAGGGCGTCAGCGGCGCCCAGGTGTCGATCGACTGCGTGGTGGCTGCGCACAAGGCCCAGGCCCAGGTGCCGGCCATGGCCAACGTCAAGAACATCATCGCTGTGGCGTCGGGCAAGGGCGGTGTGGGCAAGTCGACCACGGCGGCCAACCTGGCCTTGGCCCTGGCCCGCGAAGGTGCGCGGGTAGGTATTCTCGATGCCGATATCTACGGCCCCAGCCAGGGTGTGATGTTCGGTATCGCCGAGGGCACCCGCCCGCAGATTCGCGAGCAGAAGTGGTTCGTGCCGATCAAGGCCCATGGCGTGGAAGTCATGTCCATGGCCTTCCTCACCGACGACAATACACCGATGGTATGGCGTGGCCCGATGGTCTCCGGCGCGCTGCTGCAACTGGTGACCCAAACCGCCTGGGATGACCTGGATTACCTGGTGATCGACATGCCGCCGGGCACCGGTGATATCCAGCTGACCCTGGCGCAAAAGGTACCGGTGGCCGGTTCCGTGATCGTTACCACTCCGCAGGACCTGGCGTTGCTGGATGCCAAGAAGGGCGTGGAGATGTTCCGCAAGGTCAATATCCCGGTGCTGGGTGTGGTCGAGAACATGGCTGTGCATATCTGTTCGAACTGCGGCCATGCCGAGCACCTGTTCGGTGAAGGCGGTGGCGAGAAGTTGGCCAGCCAGTATGGCGTCGACCTGTTGGCATCGCTGCCGTTGTCGATGCTGATCCGCGAGCAGGCCGACAGCGGCAAACCGACGGCGATCGCCGAGCCGGAAAGCCAGATTGCCATGGTCTATCAGGAGCTGGCTCGCCAGGTGGGCGCGCGGATCGTGCTGCAGGAAGCAGCGGCACCGGCGATGCCGAGCATTACCATCAGCGAAGACTGA
- a CDS encoding RnfABCDGE type electron transport complex subunit D: MINSPDPRLRTSMGLVLLACLPGLLTLLWLHGWGMLVNLLLCASAALLCEAALLALRGQSPSTALNDGSALVTAVLLAAALPTLAPWWLPVIAASAAIGIGKQAFGGVGRNLFNPAMVGYAFVLLSFPLQMNHWPGPAPGLLDSLQQVFAGGDQVDAWARPTLLDGLRHNRSLTIDELFASHPGFGSIGGAGSEWVNLAFLLGGLFLLQRKVISWHAPAGLLAGLFVFSLLGWNGSGSDSNGSPLLHLFSGSTMLAAFFIATEPVSGPRNEWARLCFGLGTGLLIYLIRTWGSYPDGTAFAILLMNLVAPTLERLATQRQQATR, from the coding sequence ATGATCAACAGTCCCGACCCGCGGCTACGTACCAGCATGGGCCTGGTCTTGCTGGCCTGCTTGCCCGGCCTTCTGACGCTGTTATGGCTGCATGGCTGGGGCATGCTGGTGAACCTGTTGCTGTGTGCCAGTGCGGCACTCCTGTGCGAAGCGGCGCTGCTGGCGTTGCGCGGCCAATCACCCAGCACGGCGCTAAACGATGGCAGTGCACTGGTGACCGCCGTGCTGCTGGCGGCCGCCCTGCCCACGCTCGCCCCATGGTGGCTGCCGGTGATCGCGGCAAGTGCTGCCATCGGCATCGGCAAGCAGGCCTTTGGTGGGGTTGGGCGAAATCTGTTCAACCCGGCCATGGTCGGATATGCCTTTGTGCTCCTGAGTTTTCCGTTGCAGATGAACCATTGGCCAGGGCCGGCCCCGGGCTTGCTCGACAGCCTGCAGCAAGTGTTCGCCGGGGGCGATCAGGTCGATGCCTGGGCCCGGCCAACCCTGCTCGACGGCTTGCGCCACAACCGCAGCCTGACCATCGACGAGCTGTTTGCCAGCCATCCGGGCTTCGGCAGCATTGGCGGTGCAGGAAGCGAATGGGTCAACCTGGCATTCCTGCTCGGTGGCCTGTTCTTGTTGCAGCGCAAGGTAATCAGCTGGCATGCGCCGGCGGGCTTGCTGGCAGGGCTGTTCGTATTCAGTTTATTGGGCTGGAACGGTTCGGGATCGGACTCCAATGGTTCGCCCTTGCTGCACCTGTTCTCCGGTTCGACCATGCTGGCAGCCTTCTTCATTGCCACCGAGCCAGTTTCCGGCCCCAGGAACGAATGGGCCAGGCTGTGCTTCGGCCTGGGAACAGGGCTGCTCATCTACCTGATTCGTACCTGGGGCAGCTACCCGGATGGCACTGCGTTCGCCATCTTGCTGATGAACCTTGTGGCGCCGACGCTCGAGCGCCTGGCCACGCAGCGCCAGCAGGCTACCCGATGA
- a CDS encoding Rnf-Nqr domain containing protein: protein MNDYILVLISAALVNHLCLLQQPFSRPHLHVHGLAGALCIALGVIGAQLLLRGVLAPLHIHDLALFLLLPWLALLAWGLPWLMAKWRPAWPVVGLPALLSSNALALGLGLQQASDDSPWSATLLQALLAGGGFWLALMVFSDLRQRSAHADIPGVLRGLPIELIGAGVMAMAFSGFNGMFGQ, encoded by the coding sequence ATGAATGACTACATCCTGGTCCTGATAAGCGCCGCGCTGGTCAATCACCTGTGCCTCCTGCAACAGCCTTTCTCCAGGCCGCATCTGCATGTACACGGGCTGGCTGGTGCGCTGTGCATCGCCTTGGGCGTGATCGGCGCACAGCTGCTGCTGCGCGGGGTACTTGCCCCGCTGCACATCCATGATCTTGCTCTGTTCCTGTTGTTGCCCTGGCTGGCACTGCTTGCCTGGGGCCTGCCCTGGCTAATGGCCAAGTGGCGCCCGGCCTGGCCCGTAGTGGGGTTACCAGCGCTGCTGTCGAGCAATGCCCTGGCGCTGGGGCTGGGCCTGCAGCAGGCAAGCGACGACAGCCCCTGGTCAGCCACGCTGCTGCAAGCCTTGCTGGCAGGAGGAGGCTTTTGGCTGGCGCTGATGGTGTTCAGTGATCTGCGCCAACGCAGTGCCCATGCCGACATCCCTGGTGTACTGCGCGGCCTGCCCATCGAATTGATCGGCGCCGGGGTAATGGCCATGGCATTTTCCGGTTTCAACGGAATGTTCGGCCAATGA
- a CDS encoding PA3496 family putative envelope integrity protein, whose amino-acid sequence MSTDKDDLSIEDDFVAADDDAEPQVETAKTNLSKRRTIDNMLEERRLQKQLADFDYDL is encoded by the coding sequence ATGAGTACCGACAAAGACGACCTGTCGATCGAAGATGATTTTGTTGCCGCAGACGATGACGCGGAGCCCCAGGTAGAAACCGCAAAGACCAACCTGAGCAAACGCCGCACCATCGACAACATGCTGGAAGAACGGCGCCTGCAAAAGCAGCTGGCCGATTTCGACTACGACCTGTAG